A stretch of DNA from Hoeflea ulvae:
CAGCAGTCCGTGCATGAGATAGAGCGCAGGCAGAACCAGATAGGGCCCGAACACGTTTGGATCCTGGAAGGCGCCCATGGCGCGGCCGTAGCGGGTGAACACCTCGCCGCCGGGAATAAGGTCGAGATAGCCCAGGATTCCCAGGAGGGCGGTGATGATGGCCCCCGCCAGATAGGCGCGGAAGATCAGCCGCAGACGCCGCGGGTCTGCCTCGATGATGGCGGCAAAGAACATCGCCGTGAATGCCAGGAACAGCGACACCGCGATATACATCGGCGTGTCCTTGACCTCGGCCATGGTCAGGATCGAGATCATGCCGCCGATATTGAAGACGACCAAAAGCGCAATCAGCGGAGCGATGTGGCGCGACAGCCGCAAGCCGAAGATCGCCCAGATGCCGATCAGGGCAGCGAGATAGACCTCATAGGGTGCCGGCTCGTTGATCACGAAGCCCGACAGGAACACGCCAAAGGCCACGCACAGGGAGGCCAGTAGCGAGATCGCCGCGCGCTGCGGCTGAAAGACGGCAGGTGCGGGGAGGGCGGCGCTGGTCAATAGGCGTGTTCCGTGTTGAACAGCCTCAGCGGCGTGAGGAACAGGATTTTAAGATCGAACAGCAGCGACCAGTTCTCAATGTAGTAAAGATCACAGGCGGTGCGCTGCTTGATCTTCTCGTCATTGTCGATCTCGCCGCGCCAGCCATTGATCTGCGCCCAGCCGGTCACGCCCGGCTTGACCCGGTGCCGGGCGAAATAGCCATCTACGACTTCGGCGAACAGCCGGTCACGGCTGGCTGCAACCACGGCATGCGGCCGCGGCCCGACGAGCGACAGGCTGCCGCGCAGCACGTTGAAGAACTGCGGCAATTCGTCGATCGAGGTCTTGCGGATGAAGCGGCCGACCCTGGTCACCCGCGGATCGTCCTTGGTGACGGCGGCGCGGGCGGTGGGGTCGCATTGTTCGGTGTACATCGACCGGAATTTCAGCACTTCGACGACTTCATTGTTGAAGCCGTGCCGCTTCTGCCGGAACAGGACCGGCCCCTTGGAATCGAGCTTGATAGCAATGGCCGCGCCGAGCATCACCGGCCACAGAAGCGCAATTGCCAGCAGCGAAAAGAACACATCGAAGATCCGCTTGGCCACTGAATCCCAGTCGGTGATCGGACGGTCGAAAATGTCGAGCATCGGCACCGCACCGACATAGGAATAGGCGCGCGGCCGGAACCGGAGCTTGTTGGTATGCGCCGCAAGTCGAATGTCGAGCGGCAGCACCCAGAGCTTTTTCAGCAGGGTCAGAACCCGGGATTCGGCATTGAGCGGCAGGGCGATGATCAGCATGTCGATCCGCGCCATACGAGCAAAGGCGGTCAGCGAGTCGATATTGCCCAGTTTCGGATAGCCGGCGACGATAGGCGGCGAGCGGCGTTCGTCGCGATCGTCGAAGAAGCCGCAGATGCGGATGTCGTTGTCGACGTCCTGTTCGATCGAACGGATCAGCGCCTTGGCGTTCTCGCCGCCACCGACGATGATGGCACGGCGTTCCATCACCCCGTTGCGGGCCCAGCGGCGAATGCCATAGGCGACGATGTTGCGGGTGACGACCAGCGACAGGGCGCCGGAGATGAACCAGGCGGCAAACCATACCCGCGAAAACACCAGGCTGTATTTCAGGAAAAAGGCCACCAGTGCGATCAACGCGAAGGAAATGCCCCATGACGAAAGCACCTTGGGCAGCGTCTTCAGCGCATTGCGCAGCGCCGGCACCTGATAGCCGTCCGCGAGCTGGATCAGCAGCACGGCCAGCGATGACCCGATGAAAATCGCCGGCAGGTAATAGACCAGCGTGCCTTCGTAACTTATCCCGACATACAGGGCATGAACGACAAAACCGGACAGGGCAATCAGCGCGAATTCGACAAGCCGCAGCGTGCCCACGATCATCGTCGGGGAGTAGTTTTCCTGCGAAAGCCGGATGGCGGTCTGACGCGCAAGGCGGCTCATCTCGGCGCCGGTGTCACCGTCCTTGGGCTTCTGGCCCGGATCGGCTTCAAGTTCCGTCATTGCCTTGCGAATGGAGGCCGCGCTGAACGTATTGTGGTTGTCAATCTTGTTCACGGCCGAATTCTCCCCGGAAACTGATGTCACCGGGATAGCATGGTCACCCTAAGAAAGGCTTGACGCCGCCTTCGCCTTGCCGTCCCCGACAGTGCCAATCTGACATTCCTGGTAGACCTCGATCATCCGCCCGGCCATGGTCTGCGCGGAGAACCGGTCGCGAAAAGCTTCCATCTCCGGCATCGCCGCGGCCAGCCAGCCCGGATCGGTGATATCCTTCGCCATCGCGCCGGCCAGTGCTTCGGTGTCCCCGCGCGGGACAAATCCGGCAAAATCGGCGCCGAGGATCTCCGGAATGCCGCCAACCTGTGTCGATATCACCGGCTTGCCGGCGGCAACGGCTTCCAGAACGATATAGGGCATCGATTCAGCCCGCGAGGGAACAACAACCGTGCGGGCGAGCGCGAAGGCGTCGCGGGCGGGCATCGCATCGCGCATGGTCACCCGGTCTGCCATGCCCAGCATGTCGAGACGGGCCTGATAGCGCGCCTTGTCCGCACCGTCGCCGACCATGACGCCACGCAGGGGCTTGCCGGTGAGCTGTTCGGCCCGCCGTATCGCCTCGATGAAGACGTCGGGACCCTTGAGGTCCCGCATCATGCCGATATAGAGAAAATCCACGGCGCCGGCGGCGTTGGCGACCGGCTCGAATTCAGGGGCGCGCAGCCCATTGTGGATCAGCCGCCAATCGACCCGCGGCCGGCCGACCTTTTTCTCATAGGTTCTGCGCTCGTAATCGGAGACGAAGATCAGCCGGTCGGTCCGCCGTTCCAGGAAACGCTCTATGGCGAAATAGGCCTGGCCGCGCAAGGTTTTTTCGTCGTAATGCAGGCTTCCGCCATGCGGTGAATAAAAACGGGCAACGCGAGACTGGGATACCCGTAACCGTGAGCCGACCAGTCGCACGAAGGCGCCGCCCTTGGCGCCGTGTCCGTGCAACACATCCGGCTGCAAATTCTTGATTTCACGAAAGGTTTTGACGGCTGTCGTGATGTCGGAAAACCCGAGAGAACGGCGCATGGGCAAGCGTGTGAGCCCGAGCGCCAGATTGGGCATGATGCTTTCGAAAAGGGCGTCTTCATAGGCGCCGCCGGTGGTCGAATCGCACAGGATGCCGACTTGATGACCTGCCTTGGCGTGCTCCTCGGCGAGATCGCGGACATGGCGGAAAATGCCTCCCACGGGCGACCGAAAGCAATGAAGAATCCGTAAGGGGGTGTCTGCCTCCATGAATTTAGAATAGCCGTTCACGCACATAGATGGTGTCGCCGGCAAGGATCGGATCGGTGATCTTGACCCGGCCGGTCATGATCTGGCCGTTGATGTTGCGGGTGATGTCGACATTGTGCTGATAGGCCCGTGCGGAATAGCCGCCGGCGATGGCGATGGCGTTCTGCACGGTCATCCCGGCAACATAGGTGTACTGCCCGGCCTGACCGACTTCACCCAGCACGTAGAATGAGCGGTAGCGGTCGATTTCAATGGAGACGTCCGGATCACGCAGATAGCCCTGCCGAAGATTTGCGGCAATCGAGCCTTCCAGTTCCTGCAGGGTGCGTCCGCGTGCGGCCACGGCGCCGATCAGGGGAAAGGCGATATAGCCGGCCTGGTCGACGGAATAGGTTCCGGTCAGACCGGTCTGCTCGAAAACGGTGATGCGCAGACGATCGCCGGCATCCAGCCGGTAAGGCTGCATCACGGCTTCATGGAACGCCTCGGGGGCGGGATGATAGCCGGAGCACCCCGCCAGCATGACTGAGGTCATGGCGGCCGCCAGCAGGGTTGTCACTTTGGACTTGGCGGGTTTCATGCTTAACGTGCTCCACGCGGAACGTTTGAATATCGAGCCCTGTTATCGATCCATTAGGGTTAACGGGCGGTAAAACTGGGCGATGAAAGTCACAGGCGGTCGAAAAAAGTTATACCCGGGCAGGGCGCCAAAGGTAAAGGAAGCGTCACTGCAGCCTTAACCGTTGCGTTACCATGTTCGTTTACGCTTGTGGCCATATGGAAGTATGGAGTTGCTCGCGTATGTCTGTTCCAGGGATGTCACAACCGGATGTGGATATTGACCTCGGCCGCCTGTTGAAGGCTGTCTGGGACAGGAGGAACCTCGTTCTCGGGCTGACAGCCGCCGCGGCAGGCCTTGCCTTTCTCGTCACTGCCATGATCGATCCGCTCTACAAGTCGGAGACCCGGTTGCTGGTCGAAACCCGCGAGCCGGTCTATTCCAGTGACCAGAACCCGCAATCGGCCGGAACCGCGCTGGATGAGCGCGCCGTGACCAGCCAGGTCGAGATCCTGCAGTCCACCGATCTGGTCAAGCAGGTGGCGCGCGAGCTCAACCTGTCGTCACGCGTCGAGTTCGACCCCGCCGCCAACCCTTCGGCGATCGGCGATCTGCTGGTCATGCTGGGGCTCAAGAAGAACCCGCTGGACGTGCCTGCCGAAGAGCGCATCCTGAAGGAGTTCTACAGCAAGCTCTCCGTTTATGTCATTCCGGGGTCCCGGGTCATCGGCATCGAATTCTCGTCCGGGGATGCCGAACTGGCGGCCCAGGTGCCCAATGCCCTGGTCGACGCCTATCTTGCCTTCCAGTCTGGCGCCAAGCTGGAAAACAACACCGACGCCAGCGCCTGGCTGGAGCCGGAAATCGCCCGGCTGCGTGAAAAGGTCCGGGAATCCGAGGAAAAGGTCGCGCAATACCGCTCCCAGACCGGGCTGCTGCTGGTCAACCAGCAGGATACGATCGCCGCCAAGCAATTGTCCGACATCTCGACCGAGCTGAGCCGGGTCCGCGCTGAACGCGCCGATTCCGAAGCGCGCGCCCAATCCGTCCGCAATGCGCTCAGGAACGGCCAGGCGGTTGACGCTGTCTCCGACGTCCTGAGCTCGCCGGTGGTTCAGCGCCTGCGCGAAAGCGAAGGCAATGTCCGCGCCCAGATTGCCGATCTATCGACCACCTTGCTGGACGAGCATCCCCGGATGAAGGGTCTTCGCGCGCAGCTTGATGATGTCGAGAAACAGATCCTGGCCGAAATCCGCAAGGTCCTTTCGAGCCTGGAGAGCAATGCCCGGGTGGCCCGAATCCGCGAAGAGGAACTCACGGCCCAGCTCAATGCGCTCAAGGCCGGTTCGGCGCGCGAAGGCGAGGAATCGGTCGAACTCCGGTCACTGGAACGCGAAGCCGCAGCCCAGCGCGATCTTCTCGAAACCTATCTGGGGCGCTACCGCGAGGCTGCCTCCCGCACCGAACCCAAATCGTTGCCGGCGGATGCGCGGGTGATCTCGCGTGCGGTGCCGGCATCGGAATCGCATTACCCCAAGACACTGGCGATTGTCGGCGTTGCGGCGTTTGCCACCTTCGTGCTGGCATCGGTCGGCGTGATGCTCGCCGAACTCTTCTCGGGGCGGGCCTTGCGGCCTTCCGAGGCTCTCCTCCGCGAACCGGAGCTCGAGCCGTCAGCAGCCGTTGCTGCGGACGACGATGCGACGGAACCATCAGTCGAGCCCGAACCGGCGCTTGAATTGCTGCCGGTCATTTCCAATGTTGCCGATGATTTCAGTGTCGAGGCGGTTGCCGAGCAACTTGTCACCGACGCGACGCCGGTGGCCATCTGTGTCTCGCCCGAGGGTGACGAAGGCTCTGCAGCCGCGGTCATGCTGGCGCGAACCGTCGCCGGCGAAGGCCTCAAGACGCTGCTGATCGATCTTACCGGCTCGGCCTGTCCGACCGATCTGATGGCAGAGTCGGCGCGCTTGCCCGGCCTGACCGATTTGATGTGCGGCGATATCGCCATTGCCGATTCGATCCATCCCGACCGGTTGTCATCGGCCCACATCATTCCGCACGGCAACGCCAATGCGCGCCGGGCCATGCGGGCCATCGACCGTTTGCCGATGGTGATCGATGCGCTGCAGGAAGTCTATGACCTCGTCATCGTCGAGTGCGGCTCGGCCGAGGCCGCCGCTGTCGCCCGCATCGCCCGTTCGGAAAACGGCGAGATCATACTCTCCATCCTGCGCTCGGACCTGTCCGAGGTGGAACAGATCCTTGCCGAATTCAACGAGCAAGGCTTTCACGATGTGTTGCTGATGACGCCCGGCATGCCGACCGGTCCGGTGGACAATCACAGCTCGGCTGCCTGAGCCGGTGGTCAGTCGGGTTCAGCTGCAGCCTTTTGCCTGCGCACGGGCAAGCCGCGCAGCCAGGTGGCGAGGCGATGCAGCCCGGGCGAGGTCTTGATCACCCGTTTGAGCCGGATCATGCCTGCGATCAGCGGCGCGGCCAGGCGCCCCTTCAGGTTCAGCGGAACATAGCAATCCACCAGTTCGGTGCGTTGCGGGCACCAGGAGCGCTTGTAGCTCTGGTCCCCGACGCCGAAATCGAACAGCTTGTGGCCGGCCAGCGCCGCGCGCTCGATCATCCGGTAAAACAGCAGCTCACCGGCGCTGACATCGGCCGCAATGACGTCATTGATAGATCCGAACTGGCAGGTGACGTGGCCATGTTTGAGGGTCAATCCGGAGACCGCGATGATCTCACCCTCATGATCGCCTCCAGCCAGTTCAAGACCGTGCAGCTCCAGTGCGGCGCGTCCATTGGCGTCACGATCGGTGGCAAGGATGCGCAGGAATGTCCGCACCGCCGGATCGGCAAAGACATCAGGCAGGCCCTGGGCTGCAA
This window harbors:
- a CDS encoding glycosyltransferase family 4 protein, whose amino-acid sequence is MEADTPLRILHCFRSPVGGIFRHVRDLAEEHAKAGHQVGILCDSTTGGAYEDALFESIMPNLALGLTRLPMRRSLGFSDITTAVKTFREIKNLQPDVLHGHGAKGGAFVRLVGSRLRVSQSRVARFYSPHGGSLHYDEKTLRGQAYFAIERFLERRTDRLIFVSDYERRTYEKKVGRPRVDWRLIHNGLRAPEFEPVANAAGAVDFLYIGMMRDLKGPDVFIEAIRRAEQLTGKPLRGVMVGDGADKARYQARLDMLGMADRVTMRDAMPARDAFALARTVVVPSRAESMPYIVLEAVAAGKPVISTQVGGIPEILGADFAGFVPRGDTEALAGAMAKDITDPGWLAAAMPEMEAFRDRFSAQTMAGRMIEVYQECQIGTVGDGKAKAASSLS
- a CDS encoding undecaprenyl-phosphate glucose phosphotransferase; this encodes MNKIDNHNTFSAASIRKAMTELEADPGQKPKDGDTGAEMSRLARQTAIRLSQENYSPTMIVGTLRLVEFALIALSGFVVHALYVGISYEGTLVYYLPAIFIGSSLAVLLIQLADGYQVPALRNALKTLPKVLSSWGISFALIALVAFFLKYSLVFSRVWFAAWFISGALSLVVTRNIVAYGIRRWARNGVMERRAIIVGGGENAKALIRSIEQDVDNDIRICGFFDDRDERRSPPIVAGYPKLGNIDSLTAFARMARIDMLIIALPLNAESRVLTLLKKLWVLPLDIRLAAHTNKLRFRPRAYSYVGAVPMLDIFDRPITDWDSVAKRIFDVFFSLLAIALLWPVMLGAAIAIKLDSKGPVLFRQKRHGFNNEVVEVLKFRSMYTEQCDPTARAAVTKDDPRVTRVGRFIRKTSIDELPQFFNVLRGSLSLVGPRPHAVVAASRDRLFAEVVDGYFARHRVKPGVTGWAQINGWRGEIDNDEKIKQRTACDLYYIENWSLLFDLKILFLTPLRLFNTEHAY
- a CDS encoding GumC family protein; its protein translation is MSVPGMSQPDVDIDLGRLLKAVWDRRNLVLGLTAAAAGLAFLVTAMIDPLYKSETRLLVETREPVYSSDQNPQSAGTALDERAVTSQVEILQSTDLVKQVARELNLSSRVEFDPAANPSAIGDLLVMLGLKKNPLDVPAEERILKEFYSKLSVYVIPGSRVIGIEFSSGDAELAAQVPNALVDAYLAFQSGAKLENNTDASAWLEPEIARLREKVRESEEKVAQYRSQTGLLLVNQQDTIAAKQLSDISTELSRVRAERADSEARAQSVRNALRNGQAVDAVSDVLSSPVVQRLRESEGNVRAQIADLSTTLLDEHPRMKGLRAQLDDVEKQILAEIRKVLSSLESNARVARIREEELTAQLNALKAGSAREGEESVELRSLEREAAAQRDLLETYLGRYREAASRTEPKSLPADARVISRAVPASESHYPKTLAIVGVAAFATFVLASVGVMLAELFSGRALRPSEALLREPELEPSAAVAADDDATEPSVEPEPALELLPVISNVADDFSVEAVAEQLVTDATPVAICVSPEGDEGSAAAVMLARTVAGEGLKTLLIDLTGSACPTDLMAESARLPGLTDLMCGDIAIADSIHPDRLSSAHIIPHGNANARRAMRAIDRLPMVIDALQEVYDLVIVECGSAEAAAVARIARSENGEIILSILRSDLSEVEQILAEFNEQGFHDVLLMTPGMPTGPVDNHSSAA
- a CDS encoding polysaccharide biosynthesis/export family protein codes for the protein MKPAKSKVTTLLAAAMTSVMLAGCSGYHPAPEAFHEAVMQPYRLDAGDRLRITVFEQTGLTGTYSVDQAGYIAFPLIGAVAARGRTLQELEGSIAANLRQGYLRDPDVSIEIDRYRSFYVLGEVGQAGQYTYVAGMTVQNAIAIAGGYSARAYQHNVDITRNINGQIMTGRVKITDPILAGDTIYVRERLF